The Oncorhynchus keta strain PuntledgeMale-10-30-2019 chromosome 17, Oket_V2, whole genome shotgun sequence genome has a window encoding:
- the nts gene encoding neurotensin/neuromedin N encodes MQTQLAFVLLLCLPCGVLCSDVDQEQRAIEEELLSSLFTSKSKQNAPYWRVSLVNVCRMVNSLINSRLWREQVEYNTGEELGERLASLPEPLDELLDLQHICRVLQPRELLDNSQEYLDADQNSDNPLKRKSPYIFKRQVKNTKARRPYILKRSTFY; translated from the exons ATGCAGACACAGTTGGCGTTTGTGCTTCTCCTCTGTTTGCCGTGTGGCGTATTATGTTCAG ATGTTGACCAAGAACAGCGGGCGATAGAAGAGGAGCTATTGAGCAGCCTCTTTACTTCAAAG AGCAAGCAGAACGCCCCCTACTGGCGTGTGTCCCTGGTGAATGTGTGCAGGATGGTGAACAGCCTGATAAACAGCCGGTTGTGGAGAGAACAGGTGGAGTATAACACTGGGGAGGAGCTGGGGGAGAGGCTGGCCTCCCTGCCGGAGCCCTTGGATGAGCTCCTCGATCTACAGCACATCTGCAGAGTACTGCAGCCCCGAGAG CTGCTTGACAACTCTCAAGAGTACCTTGACGCCGATCAAAACAGTGACAACCCGCTCAAAAGGAAATCACCGTATATTTTTAAGAGGCAAGTGAAAAACACCAAAGCTCGGAGGCCGTACATCTTGAAGCGGAGTACATTTTACTGA